The Alnus glutinosa chromosome 3, dhAlnGlut1.1, whole genome shotgun sequence nucleotide sequence AAGCTTTGGATGAGGAACATTATCATACCAAATCTGGAAAACAGATAAACATCTCGATTcagaaaatacaaaagaagTACCCCATGAATCAAACTTCAGAGTTACCTAGAAAACCTGGAGGATAAAACAAACATAGTTTTCGTAAACGACAGAAACAAATCTTACCAAAGAAGCAATCTCACCATGTCCCTGCTCTTAGGCCAGGGAAGCGGGGCCTTGTATCCACTGGGAAGCGGGACCAAGCACCGTGGGCTCGGATCCGGGCAATGCCGCTCACGATGCTCCATATGCCTCCTGGACTTCAACGCCTTGATCGCCTTAAAGTTATCCAAACACGGTATGTAATCGACGGCCACGGAACCTTTACAGAGCTTCCAATCAAGGTCAAAATCCAAATTCCCATTGAGAACCGGAGCGGTGTCGTTTTGGGGGGGCGGGGGCGGGGGTGAGCGGGTGCTAGGGTTTGAGGGATGGATGGGGGTGtcggaggaggaagaggagtaGAGGAAGAGAGGATAGCGGGTGGTGTTGGTGAAGAGGAGGATTGTGAAGCAGATTAGTAGGACTGAGAGGGTTACGATGAATGGGAATTTTCTGTCTCTGATGAATGTGATGGccatttttagagagagagagagagagaattgtagAGCTAAAAAGGAGCTGATCAATCAAGATCTGACTGAAACTGGGgagggagacagagagacacGGTGATTGAACGAGTGGGGATTCGAAATGTCGTTACCTGGTGCGGGGAAAGTAGTAGTATAAAAAGAAGCGTGACTTTTGAATAACAGTTTAATAATTTACACCACTTTCCAATTCCCAGGCACTTTAGGCGGTTTTCAGCTAACTAAAACTGTACCTGTGTCGGCTGGACTTAATTTAGTTTGGGCTCGGGTCGGTAATTAATTTGAGCCCCGACTTGGCTCTAAGCCTCCAACTAGTAGAGTTTGCAAcaaagttgtttattttttctttttttcttttttcaaatcatatcGGACGAAATTTGTCTCTTAAATCTACTCTGTGTTTGCtatgaaacattttttttttatccttttaaagctttttttttcgaaaatttatcattttaaagttgatgtgacttttaaaattactattaattttgaaatggatcattattaaattttgatcaaattttaattttaaaaagtcacattaactttaaaagaataaaaaaatgacataaaaaatAGTTCTTAACATGTCTTTTTAGTATATGAATtccatatatatttaaaataaaaaaacataagaatCATGCACTACTAAAAAATCATTCCCTCTATTatttatatgatttaaaaatatatgccaatttaatagactccaaaaaaattgtttgtggtGAAAGTTCGGGCTACGCAAACCTTAAGCCATGATCTCACTTTGTCTCGAGTTATTTAAGTGAAAAAGTATTTTACTAGTACATATTAGACATCTATTTCCTAACCATCTtctactaattttttaaaaatactaatagaaccttactaattaatatataacttattcaTTAAAGatgattaaaacaattaataaaaaaaaaaaatactacaagtATCAATGAATAAGCTCAACATCATCTTAATAAGACTACATTTGTAAAAGCTTAAGTACATGCAGTATCTATCCAAATTTTTATACAACCAAATTTCAAATCTACCATAGACTTTGTGAGACCCAATGTAAGTCATACGAATCCAACGgcaattttgaaaatgaaataagtAAAAATTAGATTTCTATCCAAAAAAATGTCCCTGACACTCCAAatcaattattgatttttttttatttaataagaaTTAGTTGAAAGTGTCGAGTTAGTTTTGttagataaatattaaatataattatagtATCTAGCCTTTCTAACTAAAAGTATCTCACTTGGCAAGCTAGAACGACGATCTCTTCTGGCCGCATTAACAAAGCTCAGTGAAGCTTGGGCCCCGTTGTGATCCCATTACAGGAGACGCTCTCGCTGTACTTGTAGCAGCCTGCTTGGTAGTGTCGCTCAAGCTGCAGTCCtttattttggaaagaaactCTCAGGCTGTTGTCCTTGCTATCAACAACCCGCACATCACCCTTGATTGGCAGGTCTATCCAATCTTCTCGGACCTCATCTCCTATCTTCTCTCCTCTTGTAGGAAAGAGCCTAGGAAAATTCACATAAATACAAACTTCTACACCCACTGTGTGTCCCGCGCACAAACACAAAAAGTTTACACTGAATTAGTGAGGTATAATGTTCCGTGCTTGGAAAACTGCCCAATCACTTGGTTGTATACAACCACAAAATAACTcgttaaaaacagaaaaaaaaaaaaaattagtcattcTATGTGCTGCTTCAGTCTGCAATGACAACACCTGCATTTTCCACATCGACTTCTCCCATTCCCGtgtcttcctcttcttcacTATGCTCATCACCACTAATCTCTTCATTATCCTGACGTAGCTTAGCCATGTGCTCAGCAAGTAGTTTATCATCTCGTTCACTCACCTAAATGAACGCATCATATCAGACccgaaaagaaaaatagcaagttGCTATGATAAGTAAAAACCTATTTAGACAAAAATATTGCTTTCTGAGGCTTTTCTATAAGACGATGTCAGCTGAATTCAAAGTCCACTGAATGTCAAACAAATCGCAAAATCAACATTAAAGTTAAAAGTGAGAGTGACACTCACTGCTCTGGCTGCCTCCTTCACAACGAGTTTCCCCTTCTGCTCTTCTATTGCTTCAGTGCAAGCTGTAATTGCTTTGCTAAGAACCGCTATTCCTTGCTCCTGGCCCATCCAAGAAAGAAGTCAGTTtcattaaaagagaaaaaaaaaagtttccgaCCAGAGGACTACAATTCAACTGCCTCCAAAGAAGCTAAAAGGATTGACAGCATGTTGTAATTTATAGAATTTCCATTGGCGTATGGGGGAAAacttcaacaaaacaaaataaccaGGGAAAAGATAGTATCTTCCACTGTTAGGCTGATTATTCCCATCAGTCTCCCAAAGCATAATATTCGACCACAAAATTGAAACAGAAACATGAAGTGACatataattttgttctttttttggtAGTATGAAGTGAGACATTTCATTGCCTCAAGTAAAGCTTACACATATTCACATTGCATTGAATTAGCTGACTAGTTTAAATACAACCATGTTTCGCTTATTTGTATAAAGGGTTAAAAGTAAAtcatcaaataaatattatggGAGGGTTTGCACAAACCTTGTCAAGAGTCTGAGTGGTGAGAACATAAAGTGGAGGAGCAACCAATTTAATTTTCACTGGACAGTCATCATTGCCAGCAGCTTCAGCTTTCCGCATGGCATCCTACAAGGTCAAAGATTAAAACGTGTGTAAACAGGATAGCCCTTTGCAACTTAAATAAGCACCCatccaagaaagaaagaaaaaaaatgagaccTTGATGTGAAGAACACCATCAAACTGGAAGCATTTCATTTCAATGTCGGCCCGAATCTTCAAAGGTTGTGGAGTCATTCTTCTCCTAATATTTCTTACCAAAGATTCTTTCACATCTTCCGTGATAGCAGGAGCCACCTGGGTCACCTGGCAAACAAGATAGGAAGCGGCTTTAGCCGTCAATAGGAAGAATGTGCAACAAAACCTTACAGAGAGAAAACTTACCTCCTGTCCATCAGGGCCAATTTCTTTGACTTCGCGGGTAAGAGAATTAAAAACAGAATCAGGATCAGTCACGACTATTTTGAATGCCTGCAAATGAAACATTTTAGATCCCCAACTGCAAATTCAGAAGATAAAAATACCTCCAAAAAGTAGCAAGCGTTCTCACCTCAAAAGCATGACCATATTTCCTGTATAAAGGCCAGCCAACATGTATATACAGATCCTGAAACAAGTAACTTCCATTTAGAAATAACTgacgaaaagaaaagataacaaTATGTAAGCACAACCATCAGTCAATAGTTTGGTTATACGTGCAATGTTGAAAGGACTTACGAGTACCAAACCAGAAAAAGATCCAAGGCTTTGTGGAGCTGAAAGGAACTTGGCAACAACTAAGGATATTAAAAAAGAACCACAAGGTGTGGatgaaagaattgaaaaaagaaaaggacataAAAAGATCTCATGCTTGTTAATAAAAATGCTATTTGTTAGGTAAAGGGTTCAAATATCACCTAGTAAATtagtccaaggtttgttctctgATTTCTAACTGAGGGTTGGGGGTTCGAAATTTGCTCCTCTTCAATTGTGCTCTCTTGGAGAAGTGTTTGTGACGCTatatgcatgagagagaggcattGTAGAGAATTGTAGTGAATTCTAAATATGGTAGCTCAttgggtgggtggtgctctaatGAGATTCATGGGTTgtttggggtggggttatggaaaaATATTAGGAGGGTCTGAGGGAAGTTTGCTAGTTataccagatttgaggtgggagatggcttAAGATTAGATTTTGGAATGACAAGTGGTGTGGAAATCAggccctcaaggaagcttttcctgttttgtATAGTATAGCTCACGTCAAGGATGCCTATGCGGTGGATCATTTGGAGATTTTTAGTGGCTCCTATCAGTAGAACGTAAGCTTTATCAGAGCGTCTCATGATTGAGAGATGGAAGTTTATGCTTCACtcttcaatttgttttattcctCTAGAACGGGCCGGGGAGGTGAGGATAAACTTTGTTGGGTCCCTTCCAAGAGAGAGTTGTTTGACGTTAGATTGTTCTATAACCTCCTTGTCCCCAATGATGGTGCTCCTTTCCCTTAGAAGTGTATATGGCAGAATAAGGTCCCCTTGAGAGCGGTGTTCTTTGCTTGGTCAgctgcccaaaaaaaaaatccttaccATAGATAACATTAGGCagcggcatgtcattgtggtggactgatgttgtatgtgtaagagaaGCGGGGAGTCTATGGATCATCTTTTTCTACATTGAGATTGCTAGTGCCTTATGAAGTGCCATCTTTAGTCGTGCTAGTCTCACTTGGGTAATGCCTAGGAGAGTGGTTGACATATTAGCTTGTTGGGGAGAGTTGAGTGGCATTCCCTAGAGTGCAACAATGTGGAAGATGATTATGTCTTGTCTTTTGTAGTGTATTtggaataaaagaaattatacgAGTTCTGAATACCACAAAAGGACGATAGTGGATTTAAAGTCCTTTTTCAATACTCTTTTCCACTAGGCAGCTGTTTTAGACTTTCCTTATGTGCtttattttcatgatttttttaactgtcttttctttctaattagATGTTCCTCCTGCATATTTCTTGTGTACCTGAGTACACCTTTTGTacattttaatgatatttcgattactttatcaaaataaaataaaaatgctatTTGTTATATCCCAAATAAACCTAGTCTTATTCACAAACACACATACAAATAGGAAATCCGAAAGCAAATTTACAACTTAAACCCAAACTGGAGAACTTATATACAAATAATGGCAGGTTGGCTCCAACAGGTCAACCAGAAATTAATTCAGTGCCATATGGCAATGCATCATCCAATGGAGAACTGCCTAAAATAACCACTAGAATGATTCGCCTGCTAAAATAATTCTAATTCCTACTAAGTGTCAACCTCCCAATGCACTATTGATGCCCTATCTTATTACATTAACAATTTTGTTGCCTCACTCTTAGTTAAACATCCCTCGAATGCCTGCACTCCCCAAAAATAAGTTATACCAATAGCACCCGTTCTCCCAATAATTGCTAATATCACATCCAGACCCAATACAAGTATTTTGCTTAGTTGATGGAAACTCATCATTTTTGAAAACTCAGGCAGCATAGGAAACATCATACACAAATTCTATTCTTTCTCAGCACTCAAACTGTTAAACAAGCGAAAATTCAAgcagaaacaaaaaattaacccCAAATATTTGCAATATCCAGATCATTTAAATACAGGTCCTATTAGACATCTTTGTAGGGAGTTTTTCATTTCttacttatttaaaaagaaaaaaaaaaaaaagaaaaaaaaaaggagtttttcATTTGTCTTAAAACCAAATCGGGCATAAGACTCAATGCTGGAGattctttcttttccctcttttcTCACAGCAGCCAAAGAGTGTGTAGAGCTttatttctagaaacaaaactCCGAGCTATAGCTATATGGTCACTTCATTGACATCACTcagaaaagtttaaaaaataaattaataaataaggaCCATATTTAGAACTAGaaacatcaaaaataaaatcaaataaacaaatCCCAATCAATCAGATTGTTTATACTAATTTATCCAAATTTTGCAAACTGAAAGCAACAGCAAAACACTCGGAATTTTCAAATCAATAACTTCCCTCAATTTTAAAACAATACCTGattcaacccccccccccccccccaaacacacacacacaacacaatcagaaaccaaaacaacagCAAAACGTAAAACCCTAGCAAGCAAAATTCAGGGCTaaacaacaaaaccaacagAACAGGCAAAACGGACATCGAAAACAAATCAAACCATTAATCTCGCAATATAATTCTATCAAACAACGATTGTCTACACCTCCAAATCGCTACCCATTGTCTCGGCCACGTGGCGCATAATGGAGTGGACAAGCTTGCTCTTGTTGTACCTCTCCTCACAGGCTTGGATGTCCTCTTCGGAGACCCTCCGCTTACTGAGGTCGATGTACCCTTTCTCCTTGTCGACCCGGAGCACCATCACGGGCTCTATCCGACCTACTTTGATTAAGCTACTCACACTGCGAATCCGCCGGCGGGAGAGCTCCGAGAACAGGATCATCCCCTCAATGTTGTTGTACTCGAGCAAGGACACGTACGCGCCCATGTCGGCGATGTTCTTCACCTGTATCATCACCGCCATATCCACCTCTGGATACTTGGCCTCGTACATTCTGCACTCGAGGTTCGGAGTGTGCGTTGCCATGACGGGCGAACTCAATCAAAGAAAGCAAATCGAAAGACGAGGGTTTTTGGTGAGAGGACGAGGATTTCTCCTCTCGGAAATTAGTAGCAGAGAGTGTTACAGCGAGAGTGCTGTGGTTTTGTTCCTCTTGAAAAACGTTTCACGGACAACCCTACTCCGATTAATGATTCGGATTTCGGACTTCAAACCACCGTCCGATTCGAATCCGCGATTGAAACCGTTAAGCTACTGCTAGTTTTAGCTTGCAAACTACGCTTCGGATTCAGATTCAAGAGGGTGTAATAGATTTTAGGGTTAACTTTAAGGACAAAGATTTCCTTCGGATTAGGAGGATTTTTTCTAACCCAATTATAAAGATggtatgtatttatttatttattttaatgtatttatttgcATGTAATAAGAAGTACAtacttttttaaatagtaaGGGTAAAGTTGTAAGATTtttgatatgaactccaccaacaaatgtgatgaaacccgatagtaatgatggtttgaaaccccaagatcgtgtagacaataattgttgaggcttgacccgttcCCAtttgtatgatcagcatgtccagctccttggtttccatcaatttttttttttaactttgtccttactattttaaaaacatgtgagaatcatagAAGCAAAACATTTTTATAGACCGGTTTGAAAAAACTTTCTTTGACATAATTTGGAGGAAAATTCTGTCCAAACTTTAGTTCTCTTAAGTATCAGCggttttgtaattataatatctaattattaatttttataatattggtattttatgttttggcCCGTTTTAATTTCACCCCTATCGTTAGGGTTTAGGGTCAAAATCAACTAGTAAATAAGTGAAATTTCTCTTATACCCtatcaaatatataaaatacaaatttgaccttaatttaaaaaagtaaaatagaacaaaaaaaaaaaaaaaaaaaaatcaatgaaggGCTGAAATTTAAAGAGGCTAAATCTTGGGATACCAACATTACCAAAATTGATAATTTGACATTATAATCGTAAAACC carries:
- the LOC133864524 gene encoding eukaryotic translation initiation factor 2 subunit alpha homolog — encoded protein: MATHTPNLECRMYEAKYPEVDMAVMIQVKNIADMGAYVSLLEYNNIEGMILFSELSRRRIRSVSSLIKVGRIEPVMVLRVDKEKGYIDLSKRRVSEEDIQACEERYNKSKLVHSIMRHVAETMGSDLEDLYIHVGWPLYRKYGHAFEAFKIVVTDPDSVFNSLTREVKEIGPDGQEVTQVAPAITEDVKESLVRNIRRRMTPQPLKIRADIEMKCFQFDGVLHIKDAMRKAEAAGNDDCPVKIKLVAPPLYVLTTQTLDKEQGIAVLSKAITACTEAIEEQKGKLVVKEAARAVSERDDKLLAEHMAKLRQDNEEISGDEHSEEEEDTGMGEVDVENAGVVIAD